The following proteins are co-located in the Nonlabens ponticola genome:
- the prfA gene encoding peptide chain release factor 1, translated as MLDKLNIVKNRFDEVNDLIIQPDIISDQKRYVQLTKEYKDLKDLMDKREEYITIDNNLKEAQEIIADGSDPDMVEMAQMQLEEAQEAMPKLEEEIRMMLVPKDPEDAKNAVMEIRAGAGGDEASIFAGDLFRMYEKYCSSKGWSTSIVDTSHGTSGGFKEIILEVNGDDVYGTLKFEAGVHRVQRVPQTETQGRVHTSAATVMVLPEAEEFDVELDMTEVRIERTTSTGPGGQSVNTTYSAIKLHHEPTGMIVSCQDQKSSHKNLEKALKVLRSRLYEIELAKKMEADSEKRKSMVSSGDRSAKIRTYNYPQGRVTDHRINLTLYDLDNIINGDIQKIIDELQLVDNTEKLKMNEDGI; from the coding sequence ATGCTAGATAAATTAAACATAGTAAAGAACAGGTTTGACGAGGTAAATGACTTGATCATACAGCCAGATATCATATCAGATCAAAAACGTTATGTCCAGTTGACTAAGGAATATAAAGACCTGAAAGACCTAATGGACAAACGCGAGGAATATATAACCATAGACAACAACCTTAAAGAGGCGCAAGAAATCATAGCCGATGGCAGCGATCCAGATATGGTAGAAATGGCACAAATGCAGCTGGAGGAAGCTCAAGAAGCTATGCCTAAGCTAGAAGAGGAAATACGCATGATGCTGGTGCCCAAAGATCCAGAAGATGCCAAAAATGCCGTCATGGAAATACGCGCTGGTGCTGGTGGTGATGAGGCAAGTATTTTTGCGGGTGACCTCTTTAGAATGTATGAGAAATACTGTTCCAGTAAAGGCTGGAGCACAAGTATCGTTGACACCAGCCATGGTACTAGCGGTGGTTTTAAGGAGATCATCCTTGAAGTAAACGGAGATGACGTTTATGGAACATTAAAATTTGAAGCAGGCGTGCACCGCGTACAACGCGTCCCACAAACGGAAACCCAAGGTCGCGTGCATACCAGTGCAGCAACTGTGATGGTATTACCAGAGGCAGAAGAATTTGATGTAGAACTTGACATGACCGAGGTTCGCATTGAGCGTACTACCTCAACTGGTCCTGGTGGACAATCTGTGAACACCACCTACTCTGCCATCAAATTACACCACGAGCCTACGGGAATGATCGTGAGTTGTCAGGATCAAAAATCCTCACACAAAAATCTTGAAAAAGCACTTAAGGTCTTGAGATCCAGACTTTATGAAATAGAGCTCGCCAAAAAAATGGAAGCAGATAGCGAGAAACGTAAAAGCATGGTAAGTAGCGGTGACCGTAGTGCCAAAATTAGAACGTACAACTATCCACAAGGTCGTGTTACAGATCACAGGATCAATTTGACACTTTATGATCTAGACAATATCATCAATGGTGATATACAGAAGATTATTGACGAGTTACAACTGGTTGACAATACAGAA
- a CDS encoding peptide-methionine (S)-S-oxide reductase produces the protein MIKTIGLGGGCHWCTEAVFKRVYGVNHVRQGYIKSVSPDHTFSEAILLKFDARVVSLERLLEIHLATHSSTSMHQRRTDYRSAAYYLDDATGLLLSDLIVTLSRKHHKKYILQVLPMVAFKESRESIRDYYATRPDAPFCKRYIEPKLEIVKAMQDQ, from the coding sequence TTGATTAAAACAATAGGATTAGGTGGTGGCTGCCACTGGTGTACTGAAGCTGTTTTTAAACGGGTATATGGCGTTAATCACGTGCGTCAAGGTTATATTAAAAGCGTGTCTCCCGATCATACTTTTAGCGAGGCAATTTTGCTCAAATTTGACGCTCGGGTTGTTTCTCTTGAACGATTGCTGGAAATCCATCTGGCCACGCATTCTTCTACATCCATGCACCAGCGCAGGACAGACTATCGCAGTGCTGCCTACTACCTTGACGATGCCACTGGTTTGTTGTTGAGTGATTTGATAGTTACGCTTTCGCGAAAGCATCATAAAAAATACATCCTGCAAGTGCTACCTATGGTCGCCTTTAAAGAATCGCGAGAGTCCATTAGAGATTACTATGCAACCAGACCAGACGCGCCATTTTGTAAACGCTATATCGAGCCAAAATTAGAAATCGTCAAAGCAATGCAGGATCAATAG
- a CDS encoding AIR synthase related protein, translated as MSQEISKRYAQRGVSAGKKDVHNAIKNVDKGLFPQAFCKIVPDHLTGSDDHCLIMHADGAGTKSSLAYMYWKQTGDLSVWKGIAQDALIMNIDDLLCVGATDNILLSSTIGRNKNLIPGEVISAIINGTEELIKDLKTHGVDIISTGGETADVGDLVRTIIVDSTVTARMKRSNVIDNANIQAGDVIVGLSSYGQATYEHAYNGGMGSNGLTSARHDVFNKQLAADFPESYDSHVPVDLVYSGSKHLLDAVDGSPLDAGKLVLSPTRTYAPIIKSILDQVDREQLHGMVHCSGGAQTKVLHFVNDLHIIKDNMFEIPPLFKLIQQESGTDWKEMYQVFNMGHRMELYVNPAIADQIMEVSRSFNVDAQIMGRVEASDHKKLTINSEYGTFTY; from the coding sequence ATGAGCCAAGAGATTTCCAAACGATATGCGCAGCGCGGCGTTAGCGCTGGTAAAAAAGATGTTCACAATGCCATCAAGAATGTAGATAAAGGTTTGTTCCCTCAAGCATTTTGTAAGATTGTACCAGACCATTTGACGGGCAGCGACGATCATTGCCTTATCATGCATGCAGATGGTGCAGGAACTAAGTCTAGTCTAGCCTACATGTACTGGAAACAAACAGGTGATTTATCAGTCTGGAAAGGTATTGCCCAGGACGCGCTCATTATGAATATTGACGACCTACTATGTGTAGGCGCTACTGATAATATTCTCCTATCCAGCACTATAGGTCGCAATAAAAATCTTATTCCTGGTGAGGTCATCAGCGCCATCATCAATGGTACAGAAGAACTCATTAAAGATCTCAAAACACACGGCGTTGACATCATATCAACCGGTGGCGAGACGGCAGATGTTGGCGACCTCGTACGCACCATCATCGTAGATTCTACCGTTACCGCACGCATGAAACGCAGCAATGTGATTGATAATGCTAACATCCAGGCTGGTGACGTAATAGTAGGTCTATCCAGTTACGGGCAAGCAACTTATGAGCATGCATACAATGGTGGTATGGGATCTAACGGTCTTACCAGCGCACGCCATGACGTGTTCAACAAGCAGCTAGCGGCAGATTTCCCAGAGAGTTATGACTCGCATGTACCGGTAGATTTAGTCTATTCGGGTAGCAAACATCTTCTGGATGCTGTTGACGGCAGTCCGCTGGATGCTGGAAAATTGGTGCTCTCGCCTACTCGTACCTATGCGCCGATAATCAAGAGTATCCTGGATCAAGTCGATCGCGAGCAGCTGCACGGCATGGTGCATTGTAGCGGTGGCGCGCAGACTAAGGTGTTGCACTTTGTCAACGATTTACACATTATTAAAGACAACATGTTTGAGATACCACCACTGTTCAAATTGATTCAGCAGGAATCTGGGACTGATTGGAAAGAGATGTATCAGGTATTCAACATGGGTCACCGAATGGAACTGTATGTCAATCCAGCCATCGCAGACCAAATTATGGAGGTATCAAGATCATTCAATGTAGATGCACAAATCATGGGTCGCGTTGAGGCTAGCGATCATAAAAAGCTCACCATAAATAGCGAGTACGGCACGTTCACCTATTGA
- a CDS encoding cytochrome-c peroxidase, which yields MSKTFILRPALFMAVVMILSGCKSGLESDGYSEVSKLRAVYSQPDVSLWPAPELDSLINRSKFQDLGVLPKVKHPKYNPYSKAKKELGKMLFFDARLSSTGQIACASCHNPELAWTDNLTRSFGHNRQQGKRNAMTILNSGYAHELFWDGRATSLEDQARFPIPDAVEMNSNLDIAVDNIAAVEGYKPLFKKAFGDEEVTFKRIQYALATFERTVRSPRSDFDRFIQGKKDALTDQQVKGLHLFRTKARCINCHNTPYFSDNKYHNDGQALFGTKDEDFGRYYVTGDIDDLGKFRTPSLRETTRTGPWMHHGHFPSLVDVLELYNLGNPAPIQSKYLGTSRDSLVPTTSPLLKPLDLTREEIDAVIAFMSSLETRTRRVNLIKMPK from the coding sequence ATGAGTAAAACGTTTATTTTGAGACCAGCCTTGTTCATGGCGGTTGTAATGATCCTATCAGGCTGCAAATCCGGCCTGGAAAGTGATGGTTACAGCGAGGTGTCAAAATTGCGTGCCGTTTACAGCCAGCCAGACGTCTCACTATGGCCAGCACCTGAACTTGACTCACTTATTAACCGCAGCAAGTTTCAGGATTTAGGCGTACTTCCTAAAGTAAAACATCCCAAGTACAACCCATACTCCAAAGCCAAAAAAGAGCTGGGCAAGATGCTGTTTTTTGACGCGCGATTATCCAGTACTGGACAAATTGCCTGTGCTTCCTGCCACAATCCAGAGTTGGCATGGACAGATAACTTGACCAGGTCCTTTGGCCATAATAGGCAGCAAGGCAAGCGCAATGCCATGACGATATTGAACAGTGGTTATGCACATGAGTTGTTTTGGGATGGTCGTGCTACTAGTCTAGAAGATCAAGCGAGATTCCCTATTCCTGATGCGGTAGAGATGAATTCAAATCTTGATATTGCGGTCGATAACATCGCTGCTGTAGAAGGTTACAAGCCTCTTTTCAAGAAAGCCTTTGGCGATGAAGAAGTAACTTTTAAACGCATTCAATATGCGCTAGCAACTTTTGAACGCACCGTGCGCAGCCCACGCAGTGATTTTGATCGTTTCATTCAAGGAAAAAAAGATGCCCTTACTGATCAACAGGTAAAAGGACTGCACCTTTTCAGGACTAAGGCTCGGTGCATTAACTGTCACAACACACCTTACTTTAGCGATAATAAATACCACAATGACGGTCAGGCGCTTTTTGGGACTAAAGATGAAGATTTTGGTCGTTACTATGTCACTGGAGACATTGATGATTTAGGGAAATTCCGTACGCCATCGTTAAGGGAAACAACGCGTACAGGTCCATGGATGCACCATGGGCATTTTCCATCGCTAGTTGATGTGTTAGAACTTTATAATTTAGGGAATCCAGCTCCTATACAATCTAAATATCTAGGTACAAGTCGTGATTCATTGGTGCCTACAACTTCACCCTTATTGAAACCTCTCGATCTAACAAGAGAAGAAATTGACGCCGTTATCGCGTTTATGAGCTCGCTAGAGACTAGAACCAGAAGGGTCAACCTAATCAAAATGCCTAAATGA
- a CDS encoding RagB/SusD family nutrient uptake outer membrane protein, with translation MRNRLLYISLIIMLASCSDFLDVEPDEQVSISEQLSTQEGVEEAVSGIYFSIEAQLSGFVHTYPGITGGNITFAPRISNRELEVPSDIDLTYNFESREDSFDFESYYDNGYDDINAINLILANIDSFEFLTDGQRDQLEAEMLTARALSHYQLSLLFSQNRNFTSDGSHLGIVYNTRQLEASIDFPARNTVNEVYELLQADLERALELFTGTSFLDVGPERSYFNETNTRAIYARVALQYNDWETAAFQANEVISNSNVSLTSQDQYVDQWLTDQDLNEGLLTFSAPQTSEGDVSSSVSAYYLFTNQNIYNRFVASDDLLDLFEDDDIRRELYQEQTLPTSRFGEIEFEDYNFSLKYQEDNATTFIRLSEMYLIHAEALARLNTDNGLALSRLNDIRNRAGIESLDSTDNLLEEIFLERRREVAFESQLLYDLMRYEKDIERDQGCLSNVCNLSYPSPFFILPIPEESVINNENMIQNEGY, from the coding sequence ATGAGAAATCGACTATTATACATTTCGCTCATTATAATGCTAGCCAGCTGTAGCGATTTTCTAGATGTAGAGCCTGACGAGCAGGTTTCTATCAGCGAGCAATTATCTACCCAAGAAGGTGTTGAGGAAGCAGTATCAGGAATTTACTTCTCAATCGAGGCTCAACTTTCAGGATTTGTGCATACTTATCCTGGAATCACTGGTGGTAATATCACCTTTGCACCACGTATAAGTAATAGAGAACTTGAGGTGCCTTCTGATATTGATCTGACGTATAATTTTGAAAGCAGAGAAGATAGCTTTGACTTTGAGAGTTATTATGATAATGGATATGATGACATCAATGCTATCAACTTGATACTTGCTAACATTGACTCTTTTGAATTCTTGACTGATGGTCAAAGAGATCAATTAGAAGCAGAAATGTTGACAGCAAGAGCCTTGTCGCATTATCAGTTAAGCTTACTTTTTTCTCAAAATAGAAATTTTACATCAGACGGCAGCCATCTGGGAATTGTTTATAATACCAGACAGCTGGAAGCAAGTATCGATTTTCCTGCAAGAAATACGGTAAATGAAGTTTATGAACTATTGCAAGCAGATCTAGAACGCGCTCTAGAACTTTTTACGGGAACCTCGTTTTTGGACGTTGGGCCAGAGAGATCTTATTTCAATGAAACTAATACTAGAGCAATTTATGCGAGAGTCGCACTGCAATATAATGATTGGGAAACAGCAGCGTTTCAAGCAAACGAAGTCATATCAAATTCAAACGTCTCTCTAACATCACAAGATCAGTATGTTGATCAATGGCTTACCGATCAAGATTTAAATGAAGGTTTACTAACTTTCAGCGCGCCACAAACTTCTGAAGGTGATGTGTCTTCGAGTGTTTCAGCTTATTATCTATTTACGAATCAAAATATCTACAACAGGTTTGTGGCCAGCGATGACCTATTGGATCTGTTTGAAGATGATGACATAAGACGAGAATTATACCAAGAACAGACCTTACCCACTAGCAGATTTGGAGAAATAGAATTTGAAGATTACAATTTCTCACTCAAATATCAGGAAGATAACGCAACCACGTTTATTAGGTTGAGCGAGATGTATCTGATCCATGCCGAAGCACTCGCTCGATTGAATACTGATAATGGATTGGCCTTATCTAGATTGAACGATATAAGAAATCGAGCTGGCATTGAAAGCCTTGATAGTACCGACAATTTACTTGAAGAAATCTTCTTGGAACGCAGGCGTGAAGTCGCATTTGAATCACAATTACTATATGACCTCATGCGTTATGAGAAAGACATAGAACGCGATCAGGGTTGCTTGAGTAATGTATGTAATTTGTCTTATCCATCACCGTTTTTCATATTACCAATCCCAGAAGAGAGCGTTATCAATAACGAAAACATGATACAAAATGAAGGCTATTAA
- a CDS encoding SusC/RagA family TonB-linked outer membrane protein — protein sequence MKFWFLLLLLLMTGFLNAQNSTRVSGIVIDKSTSEPLFGVTVQIKGTNAGAVTDFDGKYNISIPASSDTSPTLVFKALGYETKEVLVDNQAIVNVSLLEDIESLDAVVVTSSYGTKKRREEVVGSISSIKPRELATEQPATSVDELLEGQVAGVLINSNVNLGEPVSIDIRGQGSLTPLDGNVSGTSTQPLIIVDGIILTEELGIEGNNFFDADTGRFSENFLNPLARVGIQDIESIEILKDAAAVGLYGADAANGVILITTKSARPGKLRLNASIQGGRTTAFDQIQYMNGEQFNELRNIYNINNGDFGAVRPYNGVDTDWFGLLNDDGTFSRYSLGGNIGGEIVRFRGSVTYQNRQEAQVNNSFEQWNTSFTTNIVTDKFNAAIKLSPSWVTKNNPNTLGSFPLDPTLPVRDENGNLTLLPNIGNPIAVAQQNVSEANTFALLGNINLNYKFNNRFNITMLYGTDFSNKEEDKFFSGLNGSGITNNGEFGRRILRERNNRSWNWSTTASYEQSFNDIHNVSAIAGIETRGEVVELSYIAGTDFENFATPQPIESAAEIDRETDTNERYGRSGYTQISYDFDKTYFALINFRVDQSSAFGDDNNTAFNGGAGVSWVLSNEKFLKDADFTDFLRLRVSYGTTGNSRIGSYAALGLYDINNGGYNQTDRRASPQGTAPNPNLGWEKNNKFNIGLDYNFAQRFRATLEFFNDRIDDIITTRPALPETGYTNIEINGSSMRNRGIEFSIEAQWFNNENFSWTTNFNAASLDNEILSLSGASSEFSAAATARAQQVGSPTTALFGYESIGIDPATGRELFRVDGNIYDSNEVRELFDITDAQIIGDTQPDFYGGMRNTLSYKSFQLAIINSFTYGGDIRLDRNLIDGYNVLTNRNLNLNVFFDAWRQPGDLAANPAPTNSNSLVNSSRYVYDGSNIQLKSITLSYTAPVDKWKLPVNSLSFNINGSNLYYWYSDGRQSGRNSIAELSNVYPQQRTISIGLNTTF from the coding sequence ATGAAATTTTGGTTCCTTCTACTTTTATTATTGATGACTGGATTTCTCAATGCTCAAAATAGCACTAGGGTAAGCGGTATCGTGATAGATAAATCTACGAGTGAACCACTTTTTGGCGTTACGGTACAGATAAAAGGAACCAATGCAGGCGCGGTAACAGACTTTGATGGTAAATACAACATAAGCATACCTGCAAGTAGCGACACTTCACCTACTCTAGTCTTTAAAGCGTTGGGTTATGAAACCAAGGAAGTGCTGGTTGACAATCAAGCTATCGTGAACGTTTCGTTACTAGAAGACATCGAGTCACTTGATGCAGTGGTTGTCACCTCATCCTATGGTACTAAGAAACGTCGTGAAGAAGTTGTGGGTAGTATAAGCAGTATCAAACCACGGGAACTAGCAACTGAACAGCCAGCCACTAGCGTCGATGAATTATTAGAAGGTCAAGTTGCTGGAGTTCTCATCAACAGTAATGTAAATCTAGGCGAGCCTGTATCTATCGATATACGCGGGCAAGGATCACTGACACCGCTTGACGGCAACGTATCTGGTACAAGTACACAGCCACTAATTATCGTGGACGGCATTATCCTCACAGAAGAATTAGGCATTGAAGGAAATAATTTCTTTGATGCAGATACTGGTAGATTTTCAGAGAATTTCTTGAATCCGCTAGCGCGTGTAGGAATACAGGATATTGAATCCATAGAAATCTTGAAAGATGCCGCTGCCGTAGGTTTATACGGTGCAGATGCTGCCAACGGTGTGATCCTTATAACCACCAAAAGTGCTCGACCTGGAAAACTAAGGCTCAACGCCTCTATTCAAGGTGGTCGTACAACTGCGTTTGATCAAATTCAATACATGAATGGCGAGCAGTTCAATGAACTGCGGAATATTTATAACATTAACAATGGTGATTTTGGAGCGGTACGTCCTTATAATGGTGTTGATACAGATTGGTTCGGTTTATTGAACGATGACGGTACTTTTTCTAGATATAGTTTAGGTGGTAATATAGGTGGTGAGATAGTTCGCTTTCGCGGAAGCGTAACTTACCAAAACAGGCAAGAAGCCCAAGTGAACAATAGCTTTGAGCAATGGAATACAAGCTTCACAACCAACATAGTTACCGATAAATTTAATGCAGCAATTAAATTGAGTCCATCATGGGTAACTAAAAATAATCCAAATACATTGGGCAGCTTTCCGCTAGACCCAACCTTACCTGTACGCGATGAAAATGGTAACCTAACGCTACTTCCCAATATAGGGAACCCAATTGCGGTAGCGCAACAAAATGTAAGTGAAGCAAACACTTTTGCCTTGCTGGGAAATATCAACCTCAATTATAAATTCAATAATAGATTTAACATCACCATGCTTTATGGTACTGACTTCTCTAATAAGGAAGAGGACAAGTTTTTTTCTGGTTTGAATGGTAGTGGTATTACCAACAATGGTGAGTTTGGCCGTCGTATACTGCGTGAACGCAACAATAGATCCTGGAATTGGAGTACCACGGCATCTTATGAGCAGTCTTTTAATGATATCCATAATGTAAGTGCTATTGCGGGAATAGAGACGCGCGGTGAGGTTGTTGAACTTAGTTATATCGCTGGTACCGACTTTGAAAACTTTGCTACACCGCAACCCATAGAAAGTGCTGCGGAAATCGATAGAGAAACAGATACTAATGAGCGCTACGGTAGGTCTGGATACACACAGATTTCCTATGACTTTGATAAGACCTATTTTGCTTTGATCAATTTTAGGGTAGATCAAAGTTCTGCTTTTGGTGATGACAATAACACTGCTTTTAATGGTGGCGCTGGAGTTAGTTGGGTATTGTCCAATGAGAAATTCTTAAAAGATGCAGACTTTACAGACTTCTTGAGACTACGAGTAAGCTACGGTACCACAGGAAATTCGCGCATAGGTAGTTATGCCGCACTAGGATTATATGACATCAATAATGGTGGTTACAATCAAACTGACAGACGAGCCAGTCCTCAAGGCACCGCACCCAACCCTAATCTAGGATGGGAAAAAAACAATAAATTCAATATAGGACTGGATTACAACTTTGCTCAGCGCTTTAGAGCCACTCTAGAATTTTTCAATGATCGCATTGATGATATAATAACAACTCGACCTGCGTTACCTGAAACTGGTTATACCAATATTGAGATCAATGGATCCTCGATGCGCAATCGCGGCATTGAATTCTCCATCGAGGCGCAGTGGTTTAATAATGAAAACTTCAGCTGGACTACAAACTTCAATGCTGCATCGCTTGATAATGAGATATTGTCCTTATCGGGAGCGAGCTCAGAATTTTCTGCTGCGGCAACGGCTAGAGCGCAGCAAGTAGGATCTCCTACCACTGCCCTATTTGGTTATGAATCAATAGGTATTGATCCTGCTACGGGACGTGAGTTATTTAGAGTAGATGGTAATATATATGACAGTAATGAGGTTCGTGAACTTTTTGACATTACAGACGCTCAAATAATCGGCGATACACAACCTGACTTTTATGGTGGTATGCGCAATACATTGAGCTACAAATCCTTTCAACTCGCTATTATTAATTCATTTACCTATGGTGGTGACATAAGACTGGATCGCAATCTCATTGATGGATACAATGTTCTCACTAACCGAAATCTAAACCTCAACGTTTTTTTTGATGCATGGAGACAACCTGGTGATCTAGCAGCAAATCCAGCGCCTACCAACAGCAATTCACTGGTAAATTCTTCTAGATATGTGTATGATGGCAGCAACATCCAATTAAAAAGTATCACATTGTCTTACACGGCACCTGTTGACAAATGGAAATTGCCGGTAAACTCGTTAAGTTTTAATATCAATGGTTCAAACCTTTATTATTGGTACAGTGATGGTAGGCAATCTGGACGCAATTCAATTGCAGAACTTTCTAACGTCTATCCACAGCAGCGTACCATATCTATAGGATTAAATACTACCTTCTAA
- a CDS encoding T9SS type A sorting domain-containing protein has protein sequence MKKIYSMFTLLLLTAVAFAQTPTQLFDIYPGFEEDGDPNQSAPNNLFVFGDQVFFGADDASGSLTDGEDAGRELYATNGSELNFVKDIRPGSGAGSSPFNFFVLNNQLYFTANDGASELWTSDGTEEGTTKVDLFPARNGDVPNNAVVAGDIAYLTVNLDNGNNQLASFDGTDAQVLPNVIDGEIVAATAVTFYNDLVFAYMETNLQEEELGRELYSYNPATSTYSLVKDIATGDANSGISNFTIANDMLYFEAQGNLWQSDGTSDGTVENPAAASLGMNGTSNYFEYNGDVLFEGDTGAGDQLWILDTETGIITQLSNNSGEFQDHNPSDYVVYNNAVYYAGTANNDGERNLYRTNGAEIRKIDGTVDDVDDLVVLGDQIIFEGNNGDGRELFSFNAATASIERFENGAITLYPNPSIDGEIRFTGTVSNDMNYNVYDLSGRSVQSGEINNASIKHNLKTGVYFVSVSNSEISKTIKFAVK, from the coding sequence ATGAAAAAAATCTACTCAATGTTTACGCTATTGCTTCTCACAGCAGTTGCATTTGCTCAAACACCTACACAACTTTTTGACATCTATCCTGGATTTGAAGAAGATGGTGATCCTAACCAGTCAGCGCCTAACAATTTATTTGTTTTTGGTGATCAAGTATTTTTTGGAGCCGACGATGCCTCTGGATCTTTGACTGATGGTGAAGATGCGGGTCGGGAATTGTATGCTACCAATGGTTCTGAACTCAATTTTGTGAAAGATATTAGACCAGGAAGTGGCGCTGGTAGTAGCCCATTTAATTTCTTTGTATTGAACAATCAATTGTATTTCACAGCAAACGATGGCGCCTCAGAATTGTGGACTAGCGATGGTACTGAAGAAGGAACAACCAAAGTTGACCTTTTCCCTGCAAGAAATGGTGACGTTCCTAACAATGCAGTAGTAGCCGGTGATATTGCCTACTTGACAGTGAATCTTGACAATGGTAATAACCAATTAGCTTCATTTGATGGTACGGATGCCCAAGTTTTACCAAACGTTATCGATGGAGAAATCGTTGCTGCAACGGCAGTAACATTCTACAACGATCTTGTTTTTGCCTATATGGAAACCAATCTTCAAGAAGAAGAATTAGGACGTGAATTATATTCCTACAACCCTGCGACTAGCACTTACAGTCTCGTTAAGGATATCGCAACAGGTGATGCAAATAGTGGCATAAGCAATTTTACGATCGCAAACGATATGCTATACTTTGAGGCTCAAGGCAACTTATGGCAAAGCGACGGTACTTCAGATGGTACTGTAGAAAATCCAGCTGCTGCCTCATTGGGAATGAATGGAACCAGTAATTACTTTGAATATAATGGTGATGTTCTTTTTGAAGGCGACACGGGTGCTGGTGATCAGCTGTGGATACTGGATACAGAAACTGGGATTATCACTCAATTGAGCAACAATTCTGGAGAATTTCAAGATCACAATCCATCTGACTATGTAGTTTACAACAATGCAGTGTACTATGCGGGTACTGCAAATAATGATGGAGAACGCAATTTGTATAGAACTAACGGTGCTGAAATAAGAAAGATCGACGGCACGGTAGACGATGTGGATGACCTCGTAGTATTAGGTGACCAGATAATTTTTGAGGGTAACAATGGTGATGGTAGAGAGTTGTTTTCTTTCAATGCTGCGACAGCAAGTATTGAACGATTTGAGAATGGTGCGATCACTCTATATCCCAATCCATCCATTGACGGTGAAATTAGATTCACTGGTACGGTAAGTAATGATATGAACTATAATGTTTATGATCTAAGTGGTCGTAGTGTTCAAAGCGGTGAGATCAACAACGCGTCTATCAAGCATAATCTTAAAACAGGTGTTTATTTTGTAAGTGTAAGCAACTCTGAAATAAGCAAGACTATCAAATTTGCAGTTAAGTAA